Proteins from one Sabethes cyaneus chromosome 2, idSabCyanKW18_F2, whole genome shotgun sequence genomic window:
- the LOC128738652 gene encoding uncharacterized protein LOC128738652 codes for MKVLIALALLGYTSLVKADQVKKAFAFLQGTSGVTGNVTLSQPSCTEPVFIEVNVIGLTPGKHGFHVHEKGDLSDGCASTGGHYNPDKVTHGAPDDQVRHVGDLGNILADENGIAKTSFSDTVVSLYGTRSVVGRAIVVHSGVDDFGKTNHPDSLKTGNAGGRVVCGVIGIL; via the exons ATGAAGGTGCTAATTGCTTTGGCGCTCCTCGGATATACATCACTGGTTAAGGCT GACCAGGTGAAGAAGGCATTTGCTTTCCTGCAAGGTACTTCCGGTGTAACAGGCAATGTTACGTTATCCCAACCATCCTGCACCGAACCTGTGTTCATAGAGGTCAACGTCATTGGGCTTACTCCCGGTAAACACGGTTTCCACGTCCACGAGAAGGGCGATCTAAGTGATGGTTGTGCCAGCACTGGTGGTCATTATAACCCTGATAAG GTAACGCATGGAGCTCCCGATGACCAAGTGCGTCACGTGGGTGACCTTGGCAATATCTTAGCCGACGAGAATGGAATCGCAAAAACGTCCTTTTCCGATACGGTAGTTTCTCTATATGGCACTCGCAGCGTCGTTGGTCGGGCCATTGTTGTACACTCTGGCGTGGATGATTTTGGAAAAACAAATCATCCAGATTCACTGAAAACGGGGAATGCTGGTGGGCGAGTTGTATGCGGCGTAATAGGAATTCtgtaa